A single genomic interval of Streptomyces sp. 1222.5 harbors:
- a CDS encoding acyltransferase produces the protein MPKRKNTFSSWRRRLLQRAVHTGWAWVQRTGAVSAENPGRFRFGSIGEATRLAFPLGTVFGEPWIHLGSHCIIAEQVTLTAGLMPDLDLGPDPILRIGDGVVLGRGSHVIADTTVTIGRDCYFGPYVYVTSTNHSYDDPHQPIGRQWPRMEPVEIGPGCWIGTGAVILPGARIGRNVVVAAGAVVRGTVPDHAVVAGAPARVVRRWTQEDGWQPPLRTPAPVPIPDGTTTAQLRALADLDEDAVARLAALEPEG, from the coding sequence GTGCCGAAGCGCAAGAACACGTTCTCATCCTGGCGACGCAGGCTGCTTCAGCGCGCCGTGCACACGGGCTGGGCCTGGGTGCAGCGCACGGGTGCGGTGTCGGCGGAGAACCCCGGCCGCTTCCGTTTCGGCTCCATCGGCGAGGCCACCCGGCTGGCCTTCCCGCTCGGCACGGTCTTCGGCGAACCCTGGATCCACCTCGGCTCCCACTGCATCATCGCCGAGCAGGTCACCCTCACCGCAGGGCTCATGCCCGACCTCGATCTCGGTCCGGACCCCATCCTGCGGATCGGCGACGGGGTGGTCCTCGGCCGCGGCAGCCACGTCATCGCGGACACCACGGTCACCATCGGCAGGGACTGCTACTTCGGCCCGTACGTCTACGTCACCTCCACCAACCACTCCTACGACGACCCCCACCAGCCCATCGGCAGGCAGTGGCCGCGCATGGAGCCGGTCGAGATCGGCCCGGGCTGCTGGATCGGCACCGGCGCGGTGATCCTGCCGGGTGCCCGGATCGGCCGGAACGTGGTCGTGGCGGCCGGCGCGGTGGTGCGCGGCACGGTGCCCGACCACGCCGTGGTGGCCGGGGCCCCGGCGCGGGTCGTACGGCGCTGGACGCAGGAGGACGGCTGGCAGCCGCCGCTGCGGACGCCGGCCCCGGTGCCGATCCCGGACGGCACCACCACGGCGCAGCTGCGGGCGCTGGCGGACCTGGACGAGGACGCGGTGGCCCGGCTCGCCGCACTGGAGCCCGAAGGCTGA
- a CDS encoding YbaK/EbsC family protein: MRAPIGDFDTATPAPDCLDELTAPVADAVRSWQGAVPADRILFVDTDPRWADTAVFVEHYGRDLLERSANCVVVAGKRGGETTLAACLVLSTTRVDVNGVVRRQLGARKASFASMETATGETGMEYGGITPLGLPTGWPVLVDSVVVDLPYVLVGSGRRRGKLLIPGKALAELPGALVLEGLGTT, from the coding sequence ATGCGCGCACCCATCGGAGACTTCGACACCGCCACCCCGGCCCCGGACTGCCTGGACGAACTGACCGCGCCGGTCGCCGACGCCGTACGCAGCTGGCAGGGCGCCGTCCCCGCCGACCGGATCCTCTTCGTCGACACCGACCCGCGCTGGGCCGACACCGCCGTCTTCGTCGAGCACTACGGCCGCGACCTGCTGGAGCGGTCGGCGAACTGCGTCGTGGTCGCGGGCAAGCGGGGCGGCGAGACCACCCTCGCGGCGTGTCTGGTCCTCTCCACCACCCGGGTCGACGTCAACGGCGTCGTCCGCCGCCAACTCGGCGCCCGCAAGGCCTCCTTCGCCTCCATGGAGACGGCGACCGGTGAGACCGGCATGGAGTACGGCGGCATCACCCCGCTCGGCCTGCCCACCGGCTGGCCCGTGCTGGTCGACTCTGTCGTCGTCGACCTGCCCTACGTCCTGGTGGGCAGCGGCCGCCGCCGCGGCAAGCTCCTGATCCCCGGCAAGGCCCTCGCCGAACTTCCGGGCGCGCTGGTCCTGGAGGGGCTCGGGACCACCTGA
- a CDS encoding metalloregulator ArsR/SmtB family transcription factor, protein MSARMHLSPAHHAHPRSTGEERFALAAELLSLLGDRTRLALMHALAEGEADVGTLTEACGAARPAVSQHLARLRLAGLVDTRKEGRRVIYSLRHGHLRRLVEEALRTADHRLAERGGEAGTAGDEGPVTEAGR, encoded by the coding sequence ATGAGCGCACGCATGCACCTATCACCTGCGCACCATGCGCACCCGCGCAGCACGGGCGAGGAGCGGTTCGCGCTCGCCGCCGAACTCCTCTCCCTGCTGGGCGACCGCACCCGCCTCGCGCTGATGCACGCCCTGGCGGAGGGCGAGGCCGACGTCGGCACGCTCACCGAGGCGTGCGGCGCCGCCCGCCCGGCCGTCAGTCAGCACCTGGCCCGGCTGCGGCTCGCCGGCCTGGTGGACACGCGCAAGGAGGGCCGCCGGGTGATCTACTCACTCCGCCACGGACATCTGCGCCGGCTGGTCGAGGAGGCACTGCGGACGGCGGACCACCGGCTCGCCGAGCGCGGTGGGGAAGCGGGGACGGCCGGCGACGAGGGGCCGGTCACCGAAGCAGGGCGCTGA
- a CDS encoding 4-hydroxybenzoate 3-monooxygenase, producing MSPSPHTDSPSADRFPVVVLGAGPAGLTVGNVLRAAGVDCLVLETETRAFIEQRPRAGVIEEWAVRGLERRGLAGDLLRRAERQTEFEFRFAGRGHRFPYQELTGRHHWVYPQPLLVTDLVREYADVRGGEIRFGVRDVRLHDLDSDRPSVSYTDPDSGERRQVTCDFVAGCDGARGASRAALPARARTSRYDYGIGWLALLAEAPPSADRVLFGIHADGFAGHMPRSAEVTRYYLQCPPGDDPDTWSHARVWDELQRRLHAADRPPLAEGRLLEKRVLDMHNYVVEPMVFGRLLLAGDAAHLVAPIAAKGMNLALHDAFLLGDGLVAQLTKGDSAGLDGYSETCLRRVWDYHEFSEWLSGIYHGASSGDPYRTGTTLARLRRLFTSPAAAAAFAERYLGTATAF from the coding sequence ATGTCTCCCTCCCCCCACACCGACTCCCCTTCCGCCGACCGCTTTCCGGTCGTCGTCCTGGGCGCCGGACCGGCCGGTCTGACCGTCGGCAACGTCCTGCGCGCCGCCGGTGTCGACTGTCTGGTCCTGGAGACCGAGACCCGTGCGTTCATCGAGCAGCGGCCCCGCGCCGGCGTCATCGAGGAGTGGGCCGTACGCGGTCTCGAACGGCGCGGGCTGGCCGGCGACCTGCTTCGCCGCGCGGAACGGCAGACCGAGTTCGAGTTCCGCTTCGCCGGCCGGGGCCACCGCTTCCCGTACCAGGAACTGACGGGACGTCACCACTGGGTGTACCCGCAACCGCTGCTCGTGACCGACCTCGTGCGTGAGTACGCCGACGTACGCGGCGGCGAGATCCGCTTCGGCGTGCGCGACGTACGCCTGCACGACCTGGACTCCGACCGGCCCTCCGTGTCGTACACCGACCCGGACAGCGGCGAACGCCGGCAGGTGACCTGCGATTTCGTCGCCGGTTGCGACGGGGCCCGCGGGGCGAGCCGGGCCGCGTTGCCCGCGCGGGCGCGGACGTCCCGGTACGACTACGGCATCGGCTGGCTGGCGCTGCTGGCCGAGGCGCCGCCGTCCGCCGACCGTGTGCTGTTCGGCATACACGCCGACGGGTTCGCCGGGCACATGCCCCGCAGCGCCGAGGTGACCCGCTACTACCTCCAGTGCCCGCCCGGCGACGACCCGGACACCTGGTCGCACGCCCGCGTCTGGGACGAACTCCAGCGACGCCTGCACGCGGCGGACCGCCCGCCGCTCGCGGAGGGGCGGCTGCTGGAGAAGCGCGTGCTGGACATGCACAACTACGTCGTCGAACCCATGGTGTTCGGCCGCCTCCTGCTGGCCGGCGACGCCGCCCATCTCGTCGCGCCGATCGCCGCGAAGGGCATGAACCTCGCGCTGCACGACGCGTTCCTGCTCGGAGACGGCCTCGTGGCCCAGCTGACCAAGGGCGACTCCGCGGGCCTGGACGGCTACTCGGAGACCTGCCTGCGACGCGTGTGGGACTACCACGAGTTCTCCGAGTGGCTCTCCGGGATCTACCACGGCGCCTCCTCCGGCGACCCGTACCGCACCGGGACCACGCTGGCCCGGCTGCGCCGGCTGTTCACCTCGCCGGCCGCGGCGGCGGCCTTCGCCGAGCGCTACCTCGGGACGGCCACCGCGTTCTGA
- a CDS encoding DMT family transporter — MTAFFALTTSLLWGLADFGGGLLTRRTPALTVVVVSQAVAAAVLGAVVVGTGGWGEAGPRLWFAVAAGLVGPVALLSFYKALALGPMGVVSPIATLSVAVPVGVGLFLGERPGLLQAAGIAVAVTGVVLAGGPQLRGAAVQRRTVLLTLVAALGFGTVFALITEASTSVTGLFLALFVQRLTNVAVGGVALAASVRRGGAAVPEDGFPWASMPALAFVGLADVAANGTYAVAAQHGPVTVAAVLASLYPVVTALAARGFLSERLRAVQAAGAGLALVGTLLLATG; from the coding sequence GTGACCGCCTTCTTCGCCCTGACCACGAGCCTGTTGTGGGGTCTGGCCGACTTCGGCGGCGGGCTGCTGACCCGCCGTACGCCCGCGCTGACGGTCGTGGTCGTGTCGCAGGCCGTCGCGGCGGCCGTGCTGGGCGCGGTCGTGGTCGGCACCGGCGGCTGGGGCGAGGCCGGTCCCCGGCTGTGGTTCGCGGTCGCGGCGGGTCTGGTCGGGCCGGTGGCGCTGCTCTCCTTCTACAAGGCCCTCGCGCTCGGCCCGATGGGAGTGGTCTCGCCCATCGCCACCCTCAGTGTGGCCGTCCCGGTCGGCGTGGGGCTGTTCCTGGGCGAACGCCCCGGGCTGCTCCAGGCCGCAGGCATCGCGGTGGCCGTCACCGGTGTCGTCCTCGCGGGCGGTCCGCAGCTGCGGGGTGCGGCCGTGCAGCGCCGGACGGTCCTGCTGACCCTGGTCGCGGCGCTCGGCTTCGGCACGGTGTTCGCGCTGATCACGGAGGCGTCGACGAGTGTCACCGGTCTGTTCCTGGCCCTGTTCGTGCAGCGGCTGACGAACGTCGCGGTCGGCGGGGTCGCGCTCGCCGCGTCGGTCCGGCGGGGTGGCGCCGCCGTGCCGGAGGACGGCTTCCCTTGGGCCTCGATGCCCGCGCTGGCCTTCGTGGGGCTCGCCGACGTGGCGGCGAACGGTACGTACGCGGTCGCCGCCCAGCACGGCCCGGTCACCGTGGCGGCCGTCCTCGCGTCGCTGTACCCGGTGGTGACCGCGCTGGCGGCGCGCGGCTTCCTCAGCGAGCGGCTGCGCGCGGTGCAGGCGGCGGGCGCGGGGCTCGCGCTGGTGGGCACGCTCCTGCTGGCGACCGGCTGA
- a CDS encoding APC family permease: MAKVDALPQATTESGGLRRDVGLIGLMWASVGSIIGSGWLYGAEKAVVVAGPAAIISWVIGTVAIVLLALVHAELGGMFPVAGGTARYPHYAFGGLAGMSFGWFAWLQAATVAPIEVEAMIGYAGHWKWAQGLQHADGTLTTSGFLSAVVLMAIFVGVNFFGVRALAHTNSAATWWKIAVPLAAIFIIAVGNFHGSNFTSEGFAPFGMKGVLGAISSSGIIFALLGFEQAIQLAGESRNPKRDLPRATLGSVAIGAVIYILLQVVFIAALPHASFAHGWAKLDFAGISGPWAGLATLVGLGWLGWVLYVDAIISPGGTGLIYTTATSRVSFGLAKNGYAPKAFAKTDKRGVPWFGLLMSFVTGVVCFLPFPSWQELVGFITSASVLMYAGAPLAYGVFSDRLPHHERPYRLPFGKFISPASFVVANLIIYWAGWDTLWRLGFAILLGYVLLGSYAWYATAKRRPDAPRMDFKAAQWLPGYLFGLGLISWLGGFGGRGTIPMYWDILVVTAFSVAIYYWAKATASKAEAIERSIEEVVVTDMPAH; the protein is encoded by the coding sequence ATGGCGAAAGTCGACGCCTTGCCACAGGCCACGACGGAGTCCGGCGGTCTGCGCCGGGACGTCGGACTGATCGGTCTGATGTGGGCCTCCGTGGGCTCCATCATCGGATCCGGCTGGCTGTACGGCGCCGAGAAGGCGGTCGTCGTGGCCGGCCCCGCGGCGATCATCTCGTGGGTGATCGGCACGGTGGCCATCGTGCTGCTGGCGCTGGTGCACGCCGAACTCGGCGGCATGTTCCCGGTCGCCGGCGGCACGGCCCGCTACCCGCACTACGCCTTCGGCGGCCTGGCCGGCATGTCCTTCGGCTGGTTCGCCTGGCTCCAGGCGGCCACCGTGGCGCCGATCGAGGTAGAGGCGATGATCGGCTACGCCGGTCACTGGAAGTGGGCCCAGGGTCTGCAGCACGCCGACGGCACCCTGACGACCAGCGGTTTCCTCTCGGCCGTCGTGCTGATGGCGATCTTCGTCGGTGTCAACTTCTTCGGTGTCCGCGCCCTCGCGCACACCAACAGCGCGGCCACCTGGTGGAAGATCGCCGTCCCGCTCGCGGCGATCTTCATCATCGCGGTGGGCAACTTCCACGGCAGCAACTTCACCTCGGAAGGCTTCGCGCCGTTCGGCATGAAGGGCGTCCTGGGCGCCATCAGCTCCAGCGGCATCATCTTCGCGCTGCTCGGCTTCGAGCAGGCGATCCAGCTGGCGGGCGAGAGCCGCAACCCGAAGCGTGACCTGCCGCGGGCGACCCTCGGCTCGGTGGCGATCGGCGCCGTGATCTACATCCTGCTGCAGGTCGTGTTCATCGCCGCGCTGCCGCACGCCTCGTTCGCGCACGGCTGGGCCAAGCTGGACTTCGCCGGCATCAGCGGCCCGTGGGCGGGCCTGGCGACCCTGGTGGGCCTCGGCTGGCTGGGCTGGGTGCTCTACGTCGACGCCATCATCTCCCCCGGTGGCACCGGCCTGATCTACACCACCGCCACCTCCCGCGTCTCGTTCGGCCTGGCCAAGAACGGCTACGCGCCGAAGGCGTTCGCCAAGACCGACAAGCGCGGCGTGCCGTGGTTCGGCCTGCTCATGTCGTTCGTCACCGGTGTGGTCTGCTTCCTGCCCTTCCCGAGCTGGCAGGAGCTGGTCGGCTTCATCACCTCGGCGAGTGTGCTGATGTACGCGGGCGCCCCGCTGGCGTACGGCGTCTTCTCCGACCGGCTGCCGCACCACGAGCGCCCCTACCGGCTGCCCTTCGGCAAGTTCATCTCGCCGGCGTCGTTCGTGGTCGCCAACCTGATCATCTACTGGGCCGGCTGGGACACCCTGTGGCGGCTGGGCTTCGCGATCCTGCTCGGCTACGTGCTGCTGGGTTCGTACGCCTGGTACGCCACCGCGAAGCGCCGGCCGGACGCGCCCCGGATGGACTTCAAGGCGGCGCAGTGGCTGCCCGGTTACCTGTTCGGCCTGGGCCTGATCTCCTGGCTGGGCGGCTTCGGCGGCCGTGGCACCATCCCGATGTACTGGGACATCCTGGTCGTGACGGCCTTCTCCGTGGCCATCTACTACTGGGCCAAGGCCACCGCCTCGAAGGCGGAGGCGATCGAGCGCAGCATCGAGGAAGTCGTGGTCACGGACATGCCCGCGCACTGA
- a CDS encoding cation diffusion facilitator family transporter, with protein sequence MSERHPHQHGAHPHPHPHGSSPGPRRRLAHLLAPHSHDTADKVDPALESSARGMRALWVSLAVLGATALAQAGVVAVSGSVALLGDTVHNATDALTAVPLGIAFVLGRRAANRRFTYGYGRAEDLAGLVIVLTIAASAAFAGWVAVGRLLDPRPVTHLPVVAVAALVGFAGNEWVARYRIRVGREIGSAALVADGLHARTDGFTSLAVLLGAAGSALGWRAADPLVGLAITAAIVLVLRDAAREVFRRVLDAVDPALVDRAERAVREVPGVREVGELRLRWIGHRLRAELAVVVDGEATVRQAHAIAVAAEHTLLHAVPRLTAALVHADPAPAPGETDPHLALAHHPPA encoded by the coding sequence GTGAGTGAACGGCACCCTCATCAGCACGGGGCGCACCCGCACCCGCACCCGCACGGCTCCTCCCCCGGCCCGCGCCGTCGTCTCGCCCACCTCCTCGCCCCGCACTCCCACGACACGGCCGACAAGGTGGACCCGGCGCTGGAGTCCTCGGCACGCGGGATGCGTGCGCTGTGGGTGTCGTTGGCGGTGCTCGGGGCGACCGCACTGGCGCAGGCCGGCGTCGTGGCCGTGTCCGGGTCGGTGGCGCTGCTCGGGGACACGGTGCACAACGCGACCGACGCGCTGACCGCCGTTCCCCTCGGCATCGCCTTCGTACTGGGGCGGCGGGCGGCGAACCGGCGGTTCACCTACGGGTACGGGCGGGCCGAGGACCTCGCGGGACTCGTCATCGTCCTGACCATCGCCGCCTCGGCGGCCTTCGCCGGCTGGGTGGCCGTCGGGCGGCTGCTCGACCCGCGGCCGGTCACGCATCTGCCGGTGGTCGCTGTCGCCGCGCTGGTCGGCTTCGCCGGGAACGAGTGGGTGGCCCGGTACCGGATCCGGGTGGGCCGGGAGATCGGCTCGGCCGCACTCGTCGCCGACGGGTTGCACGCCCGTACCGACGGGTTCACCTCACTGGCCGTGCTGTTGGGCGCGGCGGGCTCCGCCCTGGGGTGGCGGGCGGCCGACCCGCTGGTGGGGCTGGCGATCACGGCGGCGATCGTGCTGGTGCTGCGGGACGCGGCGCGGGAGGTGTTCCGGCGGGTACTGGACGCGGTCGATCCGGCGCTGGTGGACCGCGCCGAACGGGCGGTGCGGGAGGTACCGGGTGTGCGGGAGGTGGGCGAGCTGCGGCTGCGCTGGATCGGGCACCGGCTGCGGGCCGAACTCGCGGTCGTGGTGGACGGGGAGGCGACGGTACGGCAGGCGCACGCGATCGCCGTGGCGGCGGAACACACGCTGCTGCACGCCGTACCGCGCCTGACCGCCGCCCTGGTCCACGCCGACCCGGCGCCGGCCCCCGGCGAGACGGACCCGCACCTGGCCCTCGCCCATCATCCGCCGGCCTGA
- a CDS encoding helix-turn-helix domain-containing protein, with protein MSDLETLTQSLARNVKHWRSVRGFTLDVLAARAGVSRGMLIQIEQARTNPSIGTVVKIGDALGVSVTTLLDYEQGPKVRIVPADRAVRLWHTEAGSYNRLLAGTEAPGPLEMWDWRLMPGENSPSEPHPAGTVELVHVTAGVLTLTVDGEDHLVPAGASASFEAHLPHTYGNRGEVPMEMVMAVSVPPVP; from the coding sequence GTGTCGGACCTCGAAACCCTGACCCAGTCCCTGGCGCGCAATGTGAAGCACTGGCGATCGGTGCGGGGCTTCACCCTGGACGTGCTCGCCGCCCGGGCCGGCGTCAGCCGCGGGATGCTCATCCAGATCGAGCAGGCCCGCACCAACCCGAGCATCGGCACGGTCGTCAAGATCGGTGACGCGCTCGGCGTCAGCGTGACCACGCTTCTCGACTACGAGCAGGGCCCCAAGGTCCGCATCGTCCCGGCCGACCGGGCCGTACGCCTGTGGCACACCGAGGCCGGCAGCTACAACCGCCTCCTCGCGGGCACGGAGGCCCCCGGCCCGCTGGAGATGTGGGACTGGCGGCTGATGCCGGGCGAGAACAGCCCCTCCGAGCCGCACCCGGCCGGCACGGTCGAGCTGGTCCACGTCACCGCGGGCGTGCTGACCCTCACCGTGGACGGCGAGGACCACCTGGTACCGGCCGGTGCGAGCGCCTCCTTCGAGGCGCACCTGCCGCACACCTACGGCAACCGGGGCGAGGTCCCGATGGAGATGGTGATGGCCGTCTCCGTGCCGCCCGTGCCGTGA
- a CDS encoding DedA family protein: protein MHVTEWLDSVPAAAVYAVVALVIGLESLGIPLPGEIVLVSAALMSSQHSGVNPVVLGVCATAGAVIGDSIGYAIGRKGGRPLLAWLGAKFPRHFSEGHVATAERSFEKWGMWAVFFGRFVALLRIFAGPLAGVLHMPYWKFLIANVLGGICWAGGTTAVIYYVGVVAEDWLKRFSYLGLVAALLIGLASMLIIKRKAKKAQKDRTVAPEAEPVNAGD, encoded by the coding sequence GTGCACGTCACTGAATGGCTGGACTCGGTGCCCGCGGCCGCGGTGTATGCCGTGGTGGCCCTGGTGATCGGGCTGGAGAGCCTGGGCATCCCCCTGCCGGGCGAGATCGTCCTCGTCTCGGCTGCCCTGATGTCCTCGCAGCACTCCGGCGTGAACCCCGTCGTACTCGGTGTGTGTGCCACCGCCGGCGCGGTGATCGGCGACTCCATCGGCTACGCGATCGGCCGCAAGGGCGGACGCCCCCTGCTCGCCTGGCTCGGCGCGAAGTTCCCGAGGCACTTCAGCGAGGGGCATGTGGCGACCGCCGAGCGCTCCTTCGAGAAGTGGGGCATGTGGGCCGTCTTCTTCGGCCGCTTCGTCGCCCTGCTGCGCATCTTCGCCGGCCCGCTCGCGGGCGTGCTGCACATGCCGTACTGGAAGTTCCTGATCGCCAACGTCCTCGGCGGCATCTGCTGGGCGGGCGGTACGACGGCCGTCATCTACTACGTGGGCGTCGTCGCCGAGGACTGGCTGAAGAGGTTCTCCTACCTCGGCCTGGTGGCGGCACTGCTGATCGGCCTGGCCTCCATGCTGATCATCAAGCGCAAGGCGAAGAAGGCCCAGAAGGACCGGACCGTGGCACCGGAGGCGGAGCCGGTGAACGCCGGGGACTGA
- a CDS encoding lysylphosphatidylglycerol synthase transmembrane domain-containing protein, which translates to MSSVSPLPPLGPAAAPPCPGPETAAGPRAPGSGTGAPARPASPLSGRPARLALCLSPVLLAGGWAVTHRPVLYEGVRRLLTADPWWLLAGAGLTCLNWVAAACVRQGALPDRLPPGRLLASQFAAGAANHVLPGGLGAHAVTLRFLRARGVPLDRATASIGLYCLAKSSAKTLVLLVFLAVSPAWRRLGDLVPDGRLLVPAAAVTGGVLTIAGVLLTVVRPLRRPVTGLLRSALADARAVHSRPCRVAALWGGAVAMPLVQASTLACVGASLELGLPWEQVALAHLAAGTAGGAVPAPGGLAVDAALVWTLIVFGAAPPMATATVIGFRVLTDWLPLLPGALTLSALIRSRTL; encoded by the coding sequence GTGTCCTCAGTGTCCCCGCTCCCCCCGCTCGGCCCGGCCGCCGCTCCCCCGTGCCCCGGGCCGGAGACCGCCGCCGGGCCCCGGGCGCCCGGTTCCGGCACCGGCGCCCCCGCCCGGCCCGCCTCGCCGCTGTCCGGCCGGCCCGCGCGGCTGGCCCTGTGCCTGTCTCCCGTGCTGCTCGCCGGGGGCTGGGCCGTGACCCACCGGCCCGTCCTGTACGAGGGCGTCCGGCGGCTGCTCACCGCCGATCCGTGGTGGCTGCTGGCCGGTGCCGGCCTCACCTGCCTGAACTGGGTGGCGGCCGCGTGCGTGCGGCAGGGGGCGCTGCCGGACCGGCTGCCTCCGGGCCGGCTGCTCGCCTCGCAGTTCGCCGCCGGTGCCGCGAACCACGTGCTGCCCGGCGGGTTGGGCGCCCATGCCGTCACCCTGCGTTTCCTGCGTGCGCGAGGGGTGCCGCTGGACCGGGCCACCGCGTCGATCGGGCTGTACTGCCTGGCGAAGTCGTCCGCGAAGACGCTGGTGCTGCTGGTGTTCCTGGCGGTGTCGCCGGCCTGGCGGCGCCTCGGCGACCTGGTCCCGGACGGCCGGCTGCTGGTTCCGGCAGCCGCCGTGACGGGCGGGGTCCTCACGATCGCGGGGGTGCTGCTGACGGTCGTACGGCCGCTGCGGCGCCCGGTGACGGGACTGCTGCGGTCCGCGCTCGCCGACGCACGGGCGGTGCACTCGCGGCCCTGCCGGGTGGCCGCCCTGTGGGGCGGGGCGGTCGCGATGCCGCTGGTGCAGGCGAGCACCCTGGCCTGCGTCGGGGCCTCGTTGGAGCTGGGGCTGCCGTGGGAGCAGGTGGCGCTCGCCCACCTCGCGGCGGGTACGGCGGGCGGGGCGGTGCCGGCGCCGGGCGGGCTGGCCGTGGACGCGGCGCTCGTGTGGACGCTGATCGTGTTCGGCGCCGCACCGCCGATGGCCACCGCGACGGTGATCGGCTTCCGCGTCCTGACCGACTGGCTCCCGCTCCTGCCCGGCGCCCTGACGCTCTCCGCACTGATCCGCAGCAGGACCCTGTGA
- a CDS encoding gamma carbonic anhydrase family protein — MTQQALIVGIGGKEPQVDPEAFVAPTASVIGDVTLHAGASVWYGAVVRGDVERITVGASANVQDNVTLHADPGFPVSVGERVSIGHNAVVHGATVEDDCLIGMGATVLNGAVIGAGSLVAAQALVPQGMVVPPGSLVAGVPAKVRRELSEEERQGVTLNGTLYAELAKTHRDVHQ; from the coding sequence ATGACGCAGCAGGCGCTGATCGTGGGTATCGGCGGCAAGGAGCCGCAGGTCGATCCGGAGGCGTTCGTGGCGCCCACGGCCTCCGTGATCGGTGACGTAACGCTGCACGCGGGGGCCAGTGTCTGGTACGGCGCGGTGGTGCGGGGCGACGTGGAGCGGATCACCGTGGGGGCGAGCGCGAACGTTCAGGACAACGTGACGCTGCACGCCGACCCCGGGTTCCCGGTGAGCGTCGGGGAGCGGGTGTCGATCGGGCACAACGCGGTGGTGCACGGGGCGACCGTGGAGGACGACTGTCTGATCGGCATGGGGGCGACCGTGCTCAACGGTGCCGTGATCGGGGCGGGGTCGCTCGTCGCCGCCCAGGCACTGGTGCCGCAGGGGATGGTGGTGCCGCCCGGGTCGCTGGTGGCGGGGGTGCCGGCGAAGGTGCGGCGGGAGCTGAGCGAGGAGGAGCGGCAGGGTGTGACCCTCAACGGCACGCTCTACGCCGAGTTGGCGAAGACGCACCGGGACGTGCACCAGTAG
- a CDS encoding class I SAM-dependent methyltransferase: MSDHRAKSDRIAGLRPLYRKDLAGGTDRFFAPRRTTCPWCGSGRLAVRLHTTDLLQHKPGRFTLDRCADCGHVFQNPQLTEEGLEFYYRDFYDGLGEQRMSGTFGGRTAMYRSRAEAMLPHDPAPKTWLDVGTGHGHFCAAARTVLPATSFDGLDFTDGVELAAREGRVDHAWRGAFPDLAPELAARYDVVSMFHYLEHSTDPDRELRAAHEAVRPGGHLVVEVPDPRSRYARLLGRWWLPWLQPQHLHFVPAANLRRRLTERGFTVVAEQHAEAHDPVDLLAAVWLVLDRAAPREDAPWLPEPPGALRRGLRAALLLAGVPALAAATLLDRFAVRPLSHRLGLSNAYRLVARRE, from the coding sequence ATGAGCGACCACCGAGCGAAGTCCGACCGCATCGCCGGCCTGCGTCCCCTCTACCGGAAGGACCTGGCCGGCGGCACCGACCGCTTCTTCGCCCCCCGGCGCACCACCTGCCCCTGGTGCGGGTCGGGGCGGCTCGCGGTTCGGCTGCACACCACCGACCTGCTGCAGCACAAGCCGGGCCGCTTCACCCTGGACCGCTGCGCCGACTGCGGCCATGTCTTCCAGAACCCCCAGCTCACCGAGGAGGGACTGGAGTTCTACTACCGGGACTTCTACGACGGCCTCGGCGAACAGCGGATGAGCGGCACCTTCGGCGGCCGTACCGCGATGTACCGGAGCCGCGCCGAGGCCATGCTGCCGCACGACCCCGCACCGAAGACCTGGCTCGACGTCGGCACCGGCCACGGCCACTTCTGCGCGGCCGCCCGCACCGTCCTGCCCGCCACCTCGTTCGACGGGCTCGACTTCACCGACGGTGTCGAACTCGCCGCCCGTGAGGGCCGCGTGGACCACGCCTGGCGCGGCGCCTTCCCGGACCTCGCCCCCGAACTGGCCGCCCGCTACGACGTGGTGAGCATGTTCCACTACCTGGAGCACAGCACCGACCCCGACCGGGAACTCCGCGCCGCCCACGAGGCCGTGCGCCCGGGCGGTCACCTCGTCGTCGAGGTTCCGGATCCGCGCAGCCGGTACGCCCGCCTCCTCGGCCGCTGGTGGCTGCCCTGGCTCCAGCCCCAGCACCTGCACTTCGTGCCGGCCGCCAACCTGCGGCGCCGGCTGACCGAGCGGGGCTTCACGGTGGTCGCCGAGCAGCACGCCGAGGCGCACGACCCCGTCGACCTGCTCGCCGCCGTCTGGCTCGTCCTCGACCGCGCCGCCCCGCGCGAGGACGCCCCGTGGCTGCCCGAGCCGCCCGGTGCGCTCCGGCGCGGTCTGCGCGCCGCGCTCCTCCTCGCGGGTGTCCCGGCCCTGGCCGCGGCGACCCTGCTCGACAGGTTCGCGGTGCGTCCCCTGTCCCACCGCCTCGGCCTGTCCAACGCCTACCGCCTGGTGGCCCGTCGCGAGTAG